In Phaseolus vulgaris cultivar G19833 chromosome 7, P. vulgaris v2.0, whole genome shotgun sequence, the genomic stretch CAATGAAAATAACCACCTTCAAGAGGAAGGGAAATTACTTTGTATGTGGAAGGCCAAATCATCATGCACCTTAGTGTAGACATAGGGCCAAAAGCAACAATCCTCTTAAGGCAAGTATAGCCGAAGGGGAAGATACCATTTTTGCAGTCGTTTCTTGAGTGAACCTTGTGACCAATGTGAGTAAATGGGTGGTAGACTCTAGGGTTACCAGACACATTTGTACAACCAAAAATGTGTTTACCTCTTACACAAGTGTGGGGGATGGATAAAAAACAAGTTTATCTCAGTGATTCCAGGACAACTCATGTCCTAGAAAAATGAAAGGTTCTTCTAAAGCTCACATTTGGTAAGACATTGGCTTTAAGTGATGTGCTACATGTTTCATCGATTAAAGTTATTATGATCTTTGCAGCATTGCTCGAAAAAGTTGGTGTTAAAGTATCGTTCGAATCTGTCAagattgttatgacaaaaataatgtttttgtgGAGAAGGGATATCGTGATCAAGGTCTTTTTTGTATTAAACACTTATGAAGTTATTAATGAATTTGGGTCTCTagcttatattttttttcttatgatgTATGGCATGCTAGATTAGGACATGTGAATTTCTCGTATATTATGAAATTGCAACGAATAGGATTAATTAACATGCATGAAAAACAAAGTAGTAAATGTGATATATgtgcataatttaaaataacaaagaaaacATGTCATTTtgtagaacatcaaattgaatTTCTTAGTTTAATTCATATCTATCTTACTTATTTAAAACAAACTATGTCTAGAGgtggtaaaaaatattttgtaacttttatagatgatttttctagatacACCAAAGTGTACTTGATTAAACATAAGGATCCAACTTTTGATATGTTTTTAGCCTATAAGAAGGAAGTAGAAAACAACTAAATAGGAAAATCAAAATGATTAGGTCAGATAGGGGTGGAGAATatgttttgtttaataattattGTGTTAAAGAAGAtattattcatgaagtaaccCCACCATATTGACCTGAATTTAATGGAGTAgctaaaaggaaaaacaagactCTTAAAGAAATAATGAATATTATGCTCATTAGTTCTAATGCTTCTGATAATCTTTGGGGTGAATCTCTACTTACAACATGTTTTTTACAAAATAGGATACCACATAAGAAAACTGGTAAAACACACGCTATGAGTTGTTGAAAAGTTATCAACCTAATCTTAAATACCTAAGAGTGTGGGGGGTGCTTAGCTAACGTGATGTTACCTGatcctaagaaaaggaaaataggtTCTAAAACTCATGATTGTATGTTCTTAGGTTATGCGGAATATAGTGTTGCCTATAGGGTTCTTGTTTttaatagtgatataattgaGTGTAACATTATAAGTAGAGATGAAAAATATTGAGTTATTTGAACATATCTTTTCTTTAAAGAGTAGTGGTACATCTAAACAACTTGTAGAAATTGATAGTGATGCAATGTGTGAGAATGTGAGAAGGAAAAGACCGAGAAAGGAAACCACTTTTGGAGATGATTGTTACACTTATCTAGTTGAAAATGATCAAACTTTTAGAAGCTGCTAGTGCTTCAGATACTATACATTGGAATAAAGCTATTAGGACTGAGAttgattcaattaagaaaaataatacttgGACCTTAGTAGATCTTGCTAAAGAAGCAAAATCCATTGGTTATAAGTgatctttaaaaaaatgtagCATACTAGTGAATCAATAGAGAAATACAAGACAATTAGTAGTGAAAGGTTTTAGTCAAAATCCTAACATAGATTACTTTGATACTTTTGCCTACTAAGATTTTTTCTATCTGAGTATTATTAATCCTAACATCGATTTAAGTTAGTGATTCAccaaataaatgtttttttaggCTTTTACTACACAATGCGTAGTAATGACGGATATAAGTGCAGCAGAGAAAAACGCGTAAGTAGTTAAGTTAGCGTGCAGCAGAAACTCCAGAAATGCCATCCACAACCATAAGGTCCCATGGTGTAATATTAGAGTGGACACTTAGGCAATAGTACCTCAACCCACCGAGTCAAGTTTTGATACGTACACACCAAAAGCTTCATCATTTCAAGGTCTATACAGAGACCTGTAGCAAACATTTGTCCTTCGAAAATTACCATGCTCACTCCTTAGACATCAAAAGATGACCTACAAATTCATATAACCGTGCCACTACGTAGTTGTGTATACAATATTGCAATATTTCTACCTTATAACTTTTCTTTTAAGAGAATCACCCTGCTATTATTAGCACAGTTACCATATAGCACAACGACCTGTAATATAGCTGGGCAATACCAAAAGTAGCTTGGAACTATTGATGCGATTGAGAAAGATCGATCTATAATTTCAGACCACATTTAATATGAATCAataattttctttgttttacCTCGACAGCCAGCAAGGCAACTTAAACTTATTAGCTTCCCCTCAAAAAGGCCAAAATAAATTAGTGTAAACCCCCATTTCAGTCCCCCCCAAAATGCAAAGTGTCACTATTTTAGTTATTCAGAGAATTTTACATCAATCAGTTGCTCTATCATGTAAAGTTAATATcgatttatttttcttgatcACTATTAACCATCAATGTAGCCCTTTGGTTTTGAGATTATTTGGTGATGGAttttaaggaaagaaatataagaaatgaaaatataaaagaaataagttgaataaaaaaagataaataaggataaaaataaaagtatgtGAGAAATAATATAATAGATCTCACAAATTATTTAATCTTTGATGTTTCTTTATCAGACATTGAAAATCAATTCTGTAACCCTGGATCCTATGGTCCCACtcttccaaaaatacccttaatCTTGCTGCTACTATACCGAAGAAAGATATTGATGTCACTTTCCATGATTAGAGAACTTAATTGAtgtcaaaattatttatagaaaCAAAGTGATGACACTTCTTTCTTGGGTTTAAAAGGATGAACTAGGATTTTGTTCATTAATTATGATCACCATGTCAAATCAGAAAAATGGGCCAGAAGTGTGTTCTGAATGCACTGTGTGAAGgaagttaattattttaagtgGAACCACCATGGTGGTGGGCACCGGGCTGCACTAACTGACTTCAGATAAGttaatgatttcttttagactAGCATCACGCCGTGACTGAAGGGACAACTTTCAGCAGATGAGGGACAAGCAAAAATTACACATGTATGGGATCAGTTGGCAACCTTGGATGCATCACTTGTCATGGAAAgaccaaaacaaacaaattttggTTTCTCTTTAAAACTTAGCCCAGCTTCACACCAACTTCACAGTCATTCCTGTTACTTTCTCTTGATCAGAAACTAACACGTCAGATTAATTTCGGATATATTTCTGAGTCCAAGTATTTCAGGGTAGAAGAGAAAACAAACAGGTGAAAACATAGCCTAAATAACCATTGGGTTAATTTCGCCTACAATTTTTTCATCCAAACATTTAGAACAATCTTATTGCATAATTAaggaatttaatttaaaattttattatgaaataacTTACTGTAAACAACATTTGTTAGTTGTGGTAAGCTCGGTTTGTTGAAGCAGTTTTGCAGATAGCTTCACATAGGAACTGAaacttttgttttaaaaaacaaaagcaTTGAGCAATGCTGATGAATGTGAAGTCGAGAAGAGCTTTAACGTTATTAAAGGGAATGCTTCTCAGTTCTCTGCTAAAGATGGAGCCCAAAAAAGCTTCTTCAGTTAAGGGTAAAATGCAGAAAGCGTTCTTGGGCTTTACACAGTTCCCTGACTCTAAGCACCAACATAGACTCCCACAAGTAAATCTGAGGCAGGGGAAAATGTGAAAACACAGGAAGAAAACACAAACCTTGTAAGTTGTAACCCCACTTGAGGCATTTCAAGGCGACTCACTCCTTTGTCTCCCTGTACCATGCAAGTCCGCAACTGCCAGGATCCCAACATGCCCACCTCTTCCCCAACACCACTCCCATCACCTCATAATTTTCCACACCCACCAACCAATTCCCAATCTTTTCCATCGATCACGGCCAGGGTTTCAAGTTTCAACTTGAAGGACGTACTTTGTTCTGCAGAGCGACCCCATCCTCCATCCACCCCCAACTCCAAGCTTAGCCAGTAAAGCAGTAAATAAAAGTAACCAGTCAAAACGAAACAAAACAAAAGTGACACTAGTGAGTAAAGTAAAGCAACATAACATGCCCTACTGTTATGAAGGAGAGAGTAAATTAGTAAAAggtggaaaaaataaaaatagtgagAGAGTGTTGAAAGAGATATTTATGATTGATTTTGGTGAGAAAAGTGCGCCCACACATGGCAGCTGTCTCCAGCCCATGTTCCCTCCCTCTCTTGAAAACCACTTAAATATCCTTGTTACCATATTCACTCTCACCCCATCACACACCACACCTTCACTCTTTTTTCTCACTTATCACCATGTCATTATTCCCCAACTtgctcctctccctcttcctgCTAATTGGTGTGTGCAATGGcagaacaaaaaaaattgaagaggGGCATGTGCAAATGCAAACACAAACCCTAAACACAAACCCAACTCACTTCAACCCGCAGGTCCCACCCCTCCGAACCCTCTCTTCCTCCAAGCGATTCGAGGGGTCCTCGGAGTTCGTGAAGCTCAAATACCACATGGGGCCGGTGTTGTCTTCCCCGATCAACATCTACCTCATTTGGTACGGCAAGTGGCCCCAATCGCAGAAGCTTCTCATCAAGGACTTCCTCCTCTCCATCTCCGCCTCCGACCGCCGCGTCTCCCCCTCTCCCTCCGTCTCCGACTGGTGGCAAACCGTCTCCCTCTACACTGACCAGACCGGCGCCAACATCTCCCGTTCCGTCTCCATCGCCGGCGAGTACGCCGACCTCCACTACTCCCACGGCACGCACCTCACGCGCCTATCCGTGCAGGACGTCATCGCCACCGCCGTCCACGCAAAGCCCTTCCCCGTCGACCACCGCAACGGGATCTACCTGATCCTCACGGCGGAGGACGTCACCATGGAGGACTTCTGCCGCGCCGTCTGCGGCTTCCACTACTTCACCTTCCCCTCCAAAGTCGGCTACACGCTACCCTACGCCTGGGTTGGGAACTCCGGCAAGCAGTGCCCGGAGCTCTGCGCCTACCCCTTTGCCGTCCCCGGCTACATGGGCGGAGGCGGCCCCGGCCAACTGACTCCGCCCAATGGCGACGTCGGCGTGGACGGCATGATCAGCATCATCGGGCACGAGCTGGCAGAACTCTCCTCCAACCCCCTGGTGAACGCCTGGTACGCCGGAGAGGATCCCACCGCACCCACCGAGATCGGAGATCTCTGCGAGGGGTTGTACGGAACGGGTGGTGGAGGTGGTTACATCGGGTCCGTTATGAAAGACGGAGAAGGGAGAACGTTCAATCTAAACGGTAGAAACGGAAGAAAGTTTCTGGTGCAGTGGATTTGGAGCCCCATCTTGAAGGCTTGTGCTGGCCCCAATGCTTTGGATTGAATTCACTTCATACATTGCATACTTACTGCCTTTcctcctttttttttccttactcACTATGCATCATATATCATCATGctctatcattttttttcttttctttttttcgcTTTCCTACTTGACATAccaaattcat encodes the following:
- the LOC137828390 gene encoding protein EXORDIUM-like 5, which encodes MSLFPNLLLSLFLLIGVCNGRTKKIEEGHVQMQTQTLNTNPTHFNPQVPPLRTLSSSKRFEGSSEFVKLKYHMGPVLSSPINIYLIWYGKWPQSQKLLIKDFLLSISASDRRVSPSPSVSDWWQTVSLYTDQTGANISRSVSIAGEYADLHYSHGTHLTRLSVQDVIATAVHAKPFPVDHRNGIYLILTAEDVTMEDFCRAVCGFHYFTFPSKVGYTLPYAWVGNSGKQCPELCAYPFAVPGYMGGGGPGQLTPPNGDVGVDGMISIIGHELAELSSNPLVNAWYAGEDPTAPTEIGDLCEGLYGTGGGGGYIGSVMKDGEGRTFNLNGRNGRKFLVQWIWSPILKACAGPNALD